A region from the Branchiostoma lanceolatum isolate klBraLanc5 chromosome 2, klBraLanc5.hap2, whole genome shotgun sequence genome encodes:
- the LOC136428804 gene encoding uncharacterized protein, whose amino-acid sequence MAASVILLVCCLSLHSIFDVADAGISPSRGRDRRLSPIRRPGFAWPRGLPRSNPLWKRFWERFRPKETTVPPTTTVPPTTTPQPTTTATETTTPPPLPAHDSAAVGLCDTEEFSNSLSCKLEREYPDIQDGLLTKFGEKLFLEPNRQPAGADGAGKKSCGTRRIPTLHDKKGETLGVDVGLPDVECETLRPTLVKPGSELVPVVPGGAPDPETAFNPCGYSANMVSPIHAVTVSGETVELWAGTQRGLLRQQKFREVKCTSSTPNHQGCEGKCVEENTWHKAIVVKSGDPPKVGWDMIVVKASCSCHVITPKTLFTKRGETLGETRVQEAELAREEPEEMP is encoded by the exons ATGGCTGCTTCTGTGATTCTTCTCGTCTGCTGTCTGTCTCTTCACAGTATCTTCGACGTTG CGGATGCCGGGATCTCTCCTTCGCGAGGACGTGACCGCAGACTCTCCCCCATCCGTCGGCCAGGGTTTGCCTGGCCTCGCGGCCTCCCTCGATCCAACCCATTGTGGAAGAGGTTCTGGGAACGTTTCCGTCCCAAAGAAACCACGGTCCCACCGACAACCACGGTCCCACCGACCACAACACCCCAGCCGACTACGACCGCGACCGAGACGACCACACCGCCACCGTTACCAGCCCACGACAGTGCGGCGGTTGGTCTTTGCGACACCGAAGAGTTCAGTAACTCGCTCTCGTGTAAGCTGGAGCGCGAATATCCAGATATTCAGGACGGTCTCCTCACCAAATTCGGCGAAAAGTTGTTCCTGGAGCCCAATCGGCAGCCAGCCGGGGCGGACGGCGCGGGGAAGAAGTCGTGCGGCACGAGGAGAATTCCGACTTTACACGACAAGAAAGGGGAAACACTCGGCGTTGATGTTGGACTTCCCGACGTAGAGTGTGAAACATTGAGGCCTACATTAGTGAAGCCAGGCTCAGAATTGGTCCCAGTTGTCCCCGGCGGTGCCCCTGACCCAGAAACCGCCTTCAACCCGTGCGGATACTCGGCCAACATGGTGTCCCCGATCCACGCCGTGACGGTCAGCGGGGAGACGGTGGAACTCTGGGCGGGGACGCAGCGAGGGCTGCTCCGGCAGCAGAAGTTCCGCGAGGTCAAGTGCACCAGCTCCACCCCGAACCACCAGGGTTGCGAGGGGAAGTGCGTGGAGGAGAACACGTGGCACAAGGCCATCGTGGTCAAGTCCGGGGACCCGCCCAAGGTCGGCTGGGACATGATCGTGGTCAAGGCCAGCTGCAGCTGTCACGTCATCACGCCCAAGACCCTCTTCACGAAGAGGGGTGAAACACTGGGTGAAACAAGGGTGCAGGAGGCAGAGCTGGCTCGCGAGGAGCCCGAGGAGATGCCATGA
- the LOC136428810 gene encoding uncharacterized protein translates to MKLFGEATVVVVVSLLCVCQGQGRGRLSFPRMRGRMLLPEPGLQLCRPSPCALQCEYGREIDARGCAVCRCQAAPEIPTTESPADLEQTAPVPLDLTTVPSDFGEFCRQEQNSNLSSCLLQSERPDDFTHYITRFGLDAFGVDPEDYANLTVPQGNDTKLSIHPQSGLESLNPCARESKFVNLRTARNRKDEEVELWVGSDRNGRTKLQLMHEVRCRSATPVHHGCGTASAGGFCTEEKTLQRAYVISKDTLKPRPDWIYVKTSCSCHVEGLG, encoded by the exons ATGAAGCTGTTTGGAGAGGCGACTGTTGTAGTCGTTGTGTCACTGCTCTGCGTCTGTCAAG ggcAAGGTAGAGGCAGACTTTCCTTTCCACGCATGCGCGGTCGCATGCTTCTGCCTGAGCCAGGCCTGCAGTTATGCCGTCCGTCGCCATGCGCGCTGCAGTGTGAGTATGGACGGGAGATCGACGCAAGGGGCTGTGCCGTTTGTAGATGTCAGGCAG CTCCGGAGATACCCACCACAGAAAGCCCAGCAGACCTGGAGCAGACAGCCCCAGTGCCTCTAGATCTGACAACAG TACCTAGCGACTTTGGCGAGTTCTGCAGGCAGGAGCAGAACAGTAACCTTTCCTCCTGCCTCCTGCAAAGTGAGCGACCAGACGACTTTACACACTACATCACCAG GTTTGGACTGGATGCGTTTGGTGTTGACCCAGAGGACTACGCAAACCTGACCGTTCCGCAGGGCAACGACACGAA ACTCTCCATCCATCCACAGAGCGGCCTAGAGTCCCTCAACCCGTGCGCGAGAGAATCCAAGTTTGTTAATCTCAGGACGGCCCGAAATCGGAAAGATGAGGAG GTTGAGCTGTGGGTGGGCTCGGACAGGAACGGACGCACCAAACTACAGCTGATGCACGAGGTGAGGTGCAGAAGCGCCACCCCAGTCCACCACGGCTGTGGTACTGCATCGGCCGGCGGATTCTGCACTGAGGAGAAAACTCTGCAGAGGGCGTACGTGATCTCCAAGGACACGCTGAAGCCGCGCCCGGACTGGATCTATGTCAAAACAAGTTGCAGTTGTCACGTCGAGGGGTTGGGATAG
- the LOC136428796 gene encoding UDP-glucuronosyltransferase 2C1-like, giving the protein MAQRSDYKANAFSRVFLLTVLAVQVSRAANVAMMYELAGSHWARFVVIGDALLSRGHTVTVVAPEDIVTWIHRGDGDPFTYLTFPEAGTREYLEGYIGKAWTRVLEQRYMYQQTWSHVSSYRQASRRCQSLLSQGDLLDKLRQADIILGEPLTPCAAVVSSAVGVPSALLSVPMPASWLGSGAPAPTCCYPVPFSGLGRVRTFRDRVHNLAGYVATMVLGRAITAFYFDHLAKKYIGTDATFVTALADADLWLITEHPGLDPVRPYMPNMVNIGGFMARPAQSLSLELEDFMQGSDHGVIIFGLGTFVKGLPSHLAEVFAAAFAKLPQRVVWRYDGKETPRGLGNNTKLMKWIPQNDLLGHPKTRLFVNHGGLNGLHEAIYHGVPMVILPLTVEHQAYADVMVSKGTAVTLDIRAITPEDVVSAIREVTGNSSYLCLEESHTCSSRRQPYISETEGITSPREFDMELAPNSYKESSERLAKLFHDQPQPPLERAVWWIEHVIRHGGLPHLRTGMNDVPFYMYLHLDVLVAFVVTVTALWLPLTRLFIMKYRWQRLLAGVGISIVVISVPIMYLDGL; this is encoded by the exons ATGGCACAAAGGAGTGACTACAAAGCAAATGCCTTCTCTCGTGTGTTCCTTCTCACGGTCCTCGCCGTGCAGGTGAGCCGAGCGGCGAACGTCGCCATGATGTACGAGCTGGCCGGGAGTCACTGGGCCCGGTTCGTGGTGATCGGAGACGCGCTGTTGTCTCGCGGGCACACCGTCACAGTGGTGGCGCCAGAAGACATCGTGACCTGGATTCACCGAGGAGACGGCGATCCCTTTACCTACCTGACATTCCCCGAGGCGGGAACACGGGAGTACCTCGAAGGTTACATCGGTAAAGCGTGGACAAGGGTATTAGAACAGAGATATATGTACCAACAGACTTGGTCTCATGTTTCTTCCTATCGCCAAGCATCCCGCAGATGTCAGTCACTTCTTTCACAG GGAGATTTGTTGGACAAACTGCGACAAGCCGACATCATACTAGGAGAGCCCCTGACCCCGTGCGCGGCAGTGGTCTCCAGCGCGGTCGGCGTGCCCTCCGCCCTGCTCAGCGTGCCCATGCCGGCGAGCTGGCTGGGCTCGGGCGCCCCGGCCCCCACCTGCTGCTACCCCGTCCCGTTCTCGGGACTCGGGCGGGTCCGAACCTTCCGCGACAGGGTCCACAATCTGGCTGGCTACGTGGCGACTATGGTCCTTGGACGCGCCATAACGGCCTTCTACTTTGACCACCTTGCCAAGAAGTACATCG GTACAGACGCGACCTTCGTGACTGCCCTAGCGGACGCTGACCTCTGGCTGATCACGGAACATCCGGGACTTGACCCTGTCCGCCCGTACATGCCTAATATGGTCAACATAGGAGGCTTTATGGCCAGACCTGCACAGTCACTGTCACTG GAGTTGGAGGACTTCATGCAGGGATCAGACCACGGCGTCATCATCTTCGGACTGGGGACCTTCGTGAAGGGCTTGCCGAGTCACCTGGCAGAAGTGTTCGCCGCAGCCTTCGCTAAGCTCCCGCAGAGGGTGGTGTGGCGGTACGATGGAAAAGAGACGCCTCGCGGTTTAGGAAATAACACCAAGCTCATGAAATGGATCCCACAGAATGACCTTCTAG GGCACCCTAAAACGCGTCTTTTCGTGAACCACGGTGGCCTAAATGGCCTGCACGAGGCTATATACCACGGCGTTCCCATGGTCATCTTACCACTGACGGTTGAACACCAGGCCTACGCTGACGTCATGGTCTCCAAGGGAACGGCCGTGACGCTCGACATCCGCGCTATAACGCCTGAGGATGTCGTGTCGGCCATCCGAGAAGTCACCGGGAACTCAAG CTACCTGTGTCTGGAAGAATCACATACGTGCTCCTCTAGACGTCAACCATACATCAGTGAGACGGAAGGCATCACGTCCCCTCGGGAATTCGACATGGAGTTAGCACCGAACAG CTACAAAGAAAGTTCGGAAAGACTGGCAAAGCTGTTCCATGATCAGCCGCAACCCCCTCTGGAACGTGCTGTCTGGTggatagaacacgtcatcaGACATGGCGGACTCCCGCACCTGCGCACTGGGATGAACGACGTGCCgttttacatgtacctccatcTTGACGTTCTGGTCGCTTTCGTAGTTACCGTCACTGCTTTGTGGCTACCGCTGACGCGTCTTTTCATAATGAAGTATCGGTGGCAGAGACTTCTGGCAGGCGTTGGCATTTCTATTGTGGTCATTTCGGTACCCATTATGTACTTAGATGGACTATAG
- the LOC136428807 gene encoding phospholipid scramblase 1-like isoform X1: MAVSPTAVTKQPMQWMEVPGAIPGCPPGLEYLTQLDQLLVQQQVELLEAFTGIETKNKYAVKNSMGQQVYFAYEESDFCSRICCGAHRGFQFHVTDNNGQEVMRLNREFKCCAGGQWCASCCDCCAYEILVEAPVGQVVGIVSQKGSFWKPHYHIMNERREMVFDMWGPCCAWSGACCTCDVDFVAYGSDGHTEVGKVSRQYAGFAKEMFTDATNFSVTFPQDLDVKLKATMLGACLLVDFMYYEDQDKENNHG; this comes from the exons ATGGCGGTAAGTCCGACT GCAGTGACGAAGCAGCCGATGCAGTGGATGGAGGTGCCCGGGGCAATCCCCGGCTGCCCGCCCGGCCTGGAGTATCTGACTCAGCTGGACCAGCTCCTGGTGCAGCAGCAGGTGGAACTTCTCGAGG CATTCACTGGAATTGAGACTAAGAACAAGTATGCTGTCAAGAACTCCATGGGACAACAGGTGTACTTCGCCTACGAAG AGTCGGACTTCTGCTCGCGGATCTGTTGCGGGGCACACAGAGGCTTCCAGTTCCACGTCACGGACAACAACGGACAG GAGGTGATGCGGCTGAATCGCGAGTTTAAGTGCTGTGCGGGAGGCCAGTGGTGCGCCAGCTGCTGTGACTGCTGTGCCTACGAGATCCTCGTGGAGGCGCCCGTGGGCCAAGTCGTCGGGATTGTGAGTCAAAA GGGTTCGTTCTGGAAGCCGCACTACCACATCATGAACGAGCGGCGGGAGATGGTGTTCGACATGTGGGGGCCGTGCTGCGCCTGGAGCGGCGCCTGCTGCACCTGCGACGTCGACTTTGTG GCGTACGGCAGTGACGGGCACACCGAGGTGGGGAAAGTCTCCCGTCAGTACGCAGGCTTCGCCAAGGAGATGTTCACTGATGCCACCAACTTCAGCGTCACCT TTCCCCAGGACCTGGATGTGAAGCTGAAGGCGACTATGCTTGGTGCCTGTCTCCTGGTG GACTTCATGTACTATGAGGATCAGGACAAGGAGAACAACCATGGGTAG
- the LOC136428807 gene encoding phospholipid scramblase 1-like isoform X3, with product MAAVTKQPMQWMEVPGAIPGCPPGLEYLTQLDQLLVQQQVELLEAFTGIETKNKYAVKNSMGQQVYFAYEESDFCSRICCGAHRGFQFHVTDNNGQEVMRLNREFKCCAGGQWCASCCDCCAYEILVEAPVGQVVGIVSQKGSFWKPHYHIMNERREMVFDMWGPCCAWSGACCTCDVDFVAYGSDGHTEVGKVSRQYAGFAKEMFTDATNFSVTFPQDLDVKLKATMLGACLLVDFMYYEDQDKENNHG from the exons ATGGCG GCAGTGACGAAGCAGCCGATGCAGTGGATGGAGGTGCCCGGGGCAATCCCCGGCTGCCCGCCCGGCCTGGAGTATCTGACTCAGCTGGACCAGCTCCTGGTGCAGCAGCAGGTGGAACTTCTCGAGG CATTCACTGGAATTGAGACTAAGAACAAGTATGCTGTCAAGAACTCCATGGGACAACAGGTGTACTTCGCCTACGAAG AGTCGGACTTCTGCTCGCGGATCTGTTGCGGGGCACACAGAGGCTTCCAGTTCCACGTCACGGACAACAACGGACAG GAGGTGATGCGGCTGAATCGCGAGTTTAAGTGCTGTGCGGGAGGCCAGTGGTGCGCCAGCTGCTGTGACTGCTGTGCCTACGAGATCCTCGTGGAGGCGCCCGTGGGCCAAGTCGTCGGGATTGTGAGTCAAAA GGGTTCGTTCTGGAAGCCGCACTACCACATCATGAACGAGCGGCGGGAGATGGTGTTCGACATGTGGGGGCCGTGCTGCGCCTGGAGCGGCGCCTGCTGCACCTGCGACGTCGACTTTGTG GCGTACGGCAGTGACGGGCACACCGAGGTGGGGAAAGTCTCCCGTCAGTACGCAGGCTTCGCCAAGGAGATGTTCACTGATGCCACCAACTTCAGCGTCACCT TTCCCCAGGACCTGGATGTGAAGCTGAAGGCGACTATGCTTGGTGCCTGTCTCCTGGTG GACTTCATGTACTATGAGGATCAGGACAAGGAGAACAACCATGGGTAG
- the LOC136428807 gene encoding phospholipid scramblase 1-like isoform X2, protein MAVSPTAVTKQPMQWMEVPGAIPGCPPGLEYLTQLDQLLVQQQVELLEAFTGIETKNKYAVKNSMGQQVYFAYEESDFCSRICCGAHRGFQFHVTDNNGQEVMRLNREFKCCAGGQWCASCCDCCAYEILVEAPVGQVVGIVSQKGSFWKPHYHIMNERREMVFDMWGPCCAWSGACCTCDVDFVAYGSDGHTEVGKVSRQYAGFAKEMFTDATNFSVTFPQDLDVKLKATMLGACLLVDFMYYEDQDKENN, encoded by the exons ATGGCGGTAAGTCCGACT GCAGTGACGAAGCAGCCGATGCAGTGGATGGAGGTGCCCGGGGCAATCCCCGGCTGCCCGCCCGGCCTGGAGTATCTGACTCAGCTGGACCAGCTCCTGGTGCAGCAGCAGGTGGAACTTCTCGAGG CATTCACTGGAATTGAGACTAAGAACAAGTATGCTGTCAAGAACTCCATGGGACAACAGGTGTACTTCGCCTACGAAG AGTCGGACTTCTGCTCGCGGATCTGTTGCGGGGCACACAGAGGCTTCCAGTTCCACGTCACGGACAACAACGGACAG GAGGTGATGCGGCTGAATCGCGAGTTTAAGTGCTGTGCGGGAGGCCAGTGGTGCGCCAGCTGCTGTGACTGCTGTGCCTACGAGATCCTCGTGGAGGCGCCCGTGGGCCAAGTCGTCGGGATTGTGAGTCAAAA GGGTTCGTTCTGGAAGCCGCACTACCACATCATGAACGAGCGGCGGGAGATGGTGTTCGACATGTGGGGGCCGTGCTGCGCCTGGAGCGGCGCCTGCTGCACCTGCGACGTCGACTTTGTG GCGTACGGCAGTGACGGGCACACCGAGGTGGGGAAAGTCTCCCGTCAGTACGCAGGCTTCGCCAAGGAGATGTTCACTGATGCCACCAACTTCAGCGTCACCT TTCCCCAGGACCTGGATGTGAAGCTGAAGGCGACTATGCTTGGTGCCTGTCTCCTGGTG GACTTCATGTACTACGAGGATCAGGACAAGGAAAACAACTAG